Below is a window of Flavobacterium sp. CFS9 DNA.
ATTAATTTTTTATTACTGATTAATTCTCTGGCGAAAAGCAAAGTAAAATAAATGACAAAACTTTCTACAAAAATGACTCCGAACAGAAAGAAAACCAAATTATAAAGTCCTGATTTCAAATAAATCTCCAAACCAACTACGTTCAAATATCCTAACGGGATCGATCCGATGAAGCTCACCAAAAATCCAATTGAGATATTTTTTAACCTTTTCATTCTTTAGAAATTTATAATCTTACTGTTCTGAGTCAAATGCAATTTGTATTCCCTGATTCCGACTTTATAATCCAGATACGGAACTCCCTTTTTATGATTCGCAGCACTTATCTCATACATATAAGTGATGTGTCTTGCCAGTTCTTTCCAGGCAAACCAAACAGAATGTTTAGGATCGTAAATGTGTGTTGGTTCACTGGCTGCTCCGTTAAGTTCTACAACCTGAAACTTCTCTCCTCGTTCTAATTCTTCGAAAGTATTGTACATGATATCAAAACGTCCGAAATAAAACTCCGGAACCTCTTTGGCAATTTTATCTATCATTGCGGTTAATTTTGGTGTAATCCAATCACTGCCATCCAAAAATTTTGCTCCACGTGCATGATTTCCAAAAGGAACTAAATTTATTCTTTCACCATATTTCAAAACCTGATGCAGCTGATCCCCATACTCCTCTCTTAAAACATCAAGCTGCAATTGAAATCGTGGTGTTTTACAAATTAAGCCTTCAATAGTTGAGATTCCGTCACCGGTAACAATTAAAAATTCCTTCGAAACAATTCCGGTAATTTTGCCTTCTTTTTGATGCGGATGACGCACGTAAAAAATACCAACTTCATTTTTAAATGGAATCAAATCCTGCAACAAAAAATCAAAATTTGCTTTTCGGGCATATTCACTCAACTCAAAAACATTTCTTATTTTTTTCACACCCGAACCCCTTAAACCGATATCAGGTTTAGCAATTAAAGGAAAATAAATTCTGTTTTCGACTATTTTTTCGACAATCTTATTTAGATCCGTATTCTCTTTGATCAGAATAGTATTGGGATAACATTCTCTGGGAAGCAAATCATAAATTTGTTTTTTACTTTCCATTATAAACCCACCGTTTTTTATCTTCGGATTAGACGCGTTAAAGAAGAATACTGATCTCGCTTTGATCGCATAATAGGCCCAAAGAAAATAAATAGGGACGTAAAGCACTTTAAAAGGCCAGTACTCCCAATTGGTTACTTTATGAAAAAATAGTTTCATCTTTAGTAAATTAAATACTTATAAAAGAAGTCGAGAACTCCTTTGTTTTAATTAAATCGTAATACTTCATAGTCCCTTTATTCTGTTTGATCACCACCTGAGTTATGCTAAGTGTTTTCAAAACATTTTCTCTGTTAATGACCAATCCGTTTTCAGAATCATCATTTTGAGTATTTTTATGAAAATCTAACATATCCTTGGAGAAGATTTCATCCTTACCTTCTAAAAATTCAAAAAACCAATCCGAACGTTTCTTTCTAATTTCCGGAGGATACAAAGTAACCGACGACCAAATGTGATTTTTCGAAGCTTCTAACAATGTTTTTATTTTCACGAGACCATCCCAAACCAGTTCGTACAATTCTCCATTCTGATACAAAACCAACGTAAACGGTTCGATATCTTCCAGATTAATTTCATTCCAGAAATCCTTTGGCGATAAGCCGGAAATCATATCAAGAACGATCAGTCCTCTGCTTTTTCTATACGAAAATGAAATCCGATGCTTCTCCGTACCTCCATTCAAAAGTACCAGTACAGTTCCGTTTTTATCCACGGCAAACCAGGTTCCTCCCGCTTTTGAATCTTTTGGGTACATAATGTTTTTACCATTATGACAATAGTTTTTTGGTGCAATGGCTTCCGGACGAATTACTTTTTCATCCCGATTTGAAGTAATCATTACCACTCCGTTATGGTTCACGAAACTTACTGTACACATTGTTTTCTGTATTCTATAGTGGAACGGGCTACACCAAAATTCTCATGAATCACAATATTTTTAAACGGTATAACCGCCACTTTGATCAAAGCCTGATGATGGATGCAATGCTCCAGATTATATAATAATTCTCTGTAATAATTGCTTTGAATTCGAAGTGCGAGCCCATCTATTACCTGTTCTAAATAAATGGTTTTATTCTCACTTTTCAAATCTGCTTTTATTCCCGCTATAAGTTCTCTTGCAAATGCTGTTTCGGTTTGCATTCGGATATTTCTCTCGCGGTTATCGTAATTTATAACTCCTGAATTGTAACCTTTTTCCAGACATATAAACATCTCCAAAATGTGTCGCAAATGCTCGCCAATTGTTGCATTGTTGAGAGCAGGGCATGGTCTTGCATAATCTGCATCTTTCAACTGACCTAGCAGGTCATCGAGCTCATCTAAACTGTGGCGTATTGATTTTAGTAACATGGCTATTTTAATTTTAGAAGATTAAACAATTTGCTTTTATTGAAATAAAGTAATCCTAAACAGCATAATAAGGTGATAAGGGCCAGAAAAAAAAGTAAGCCTCCATCATTCTGAACTGAAATTCCCAAAACAAACAAATGCGACAAAATAGCCCCAGCCATCACTCCACATCCTCCCAAAGCTCCAATCCATGTTGTTTTTGGAATTAAAATTAAAACGGCAATAACCAATTCGGCTATTCCTGATCCAATTCTTCCATAAGGTTCCATTCCTAAAGTCGAAAAAATATAAATACTTTCTTCTGCTCCGCTGAATTTAAAAAATAAGGTTTGCAACAAAATTCCGGCTGCTATAATCCTTAAAGCCCAGATTATTTTTTCTGATTTTTCCATCTTGTTACCTGTTTATTTTTTTCCAGTTCTCGTCGGCTTGTATTTTCAGATTGGTCTGATTTTTATTCCAGCTTTTCAAAGTATTATTAAAATATGCGTTGTAAAACAAATAGAGTTTACCGTCGATAATTTTAAAAGTTTCCGGATTTATTTCAACTTTCTCTCCCGAACTTCCAAGAGCATAGGCACACCAACCTCCGTATTGCGGTTCATATTTTGAGGGATTTTTTAAAAATTCCTGTTTATTTTCGTTTGAAGAAAATTTATAAATTACCCCCTGATAAGAAGCAGATAATTCATTCTTACCTTTAATAGCTTTCCCCTGGTTAAAATAGGCCACAGGATCGTAGCCCTGAATGGCTACTCTATTTTCCAGATTGTACTGACTGATTCTTTTCACATCATTTTGAGCAAATGAAATCCCCGAAACCAAAATCAATACAAAAAACA
It encodes the following:
- a CDS encoding D-alanine--D-alanine ligase, whose protein sequence is MKLFFHKVTNWEYWPFKVLYVPIYFLWAYYAIKARSVFFFNASNPKIKNGGFIMESKKQIYDLLPRECYPNTILIKENTDLNKIVEKIVENRIYFPLIAKPDIGLRGSGVKKIRNVFELSEYARKANFDFLLQDLIPFKNEVGIFYVRHPHQKEGKITGIVSKEFLIVTGDGISTIEGLICKTPRFQLQLDVLREEYGDQLHQVLKYGERINLVPFGNHARGAKFLDGSDWITPKLTAMIDKIAKEVPEFYFGRFDIMYNTFEELERGEKFQVVELNGAASEPTHIYDPKHSVWFAWKELARHITYMYEISAANHKKGVPYLDYKVGIREYKLHLTQNSKIINF
- a CDS encoding NRDE family protein; the encoded protein is MCTVSFVNHNGVVMITSNRDEKVIRPEAIAPKNYCHNGKNIMYPKDSKAGGTWFAVDKNGTVLVLLNGGTEKHRISFSYRKSRGLIVLDMISGLSPKDFWNEINLEDIEPFTLVLYQNGELYELVWDGLVKIKTLLEASKNHIWSSVTLYPPEIRKKRSDWFFEFLEGKDEIFSKDMLDFHKNTQNDDSENGLVINRENVLKTLSITQVVIKQNKGTMKYYDLIKTKEFSTSFISI
- a CDS encoding DinB family protein, giving the protein MLLKSIRHSLDELDDLLGQLKDADYARPCPALNNATIGEHLRHILEMFICLEKGYNSGVINYDNRERNIRMQTETAFARELIAGIKADLKSENKTIYLEQVIDGLALRIQSNYYRELLYNLEHCIHHQALIKVAVIPFKNIVIHENFGVARSTIEYRKQCVQ
- a CDS encoding DoxX family membrane protein, giving the protein MEKSEKIIWALRIIAAGILLQTLFFKFSGAEESIYIFSTLGMEPYGRIGSGIAELVIAVLILIPKTTWIGALGGCGVMAGAILSHLFVLGISVQNDGGLLFFLALITLLCCLGLLYFNKSKLFNLLKLK
- a CDS encoding YHS domain-containing (seleno)protein is translated as MKKLLFFVLILVSGISFAQNDVKRISQYNLENRVAIQGYDPVAYFNQGKAIKGKNELSASYQGVIYKFSSNENKQEFLKNPSKYEPQYGGWCAYALGSSGEKVEINPETFKIIDGKLYLFYNAYFNNTLKSWNKNQTNLKIQADENWKKINR